A region of Haliotis asinina isolate JCU_RB_2024 chromosome 7, JCU_Hal_asi_v2, whole genome shotgun sequence DNA encodes the following proteins:
- the LOC137290414 gene encoding zinc finger SWIM domain-containing protein 5-like — protein MAASKRLCSSRSRDCSENSRRAHGSNDKKGHRREVESLLDISAKVVAENIPFQRIEQLYDRIPEPVQSRIVYWSFPRNEKDICMYSSYANCSNKDNCESQKLPFYQGIKLLENGAVSNVLQIGFHLSGTITEPAKPLFSEPEKPYQVSISFDRCKITSVKCGCGNRDIFWCHHVVALSLYRIRKADSVQLRVPISETLLQMSREQLQKFAQYLIAEHHTDVLPTAQRIADEILQAMSEINMLPGAPDPTAGASIDDDNSWHLDEEQVREQVRTFLSQGGYLNSSNQLNSMFAKVREMLRARDSNGARMLTLITEQFLADPRLAVWKTQGTPMTDNCRQLWDELGALWVCVVLNPSCSPLEKEQWRALLDQWIGNSLCPLEDADGGRQIPDVPLTRDLLAGGTNNTPPQTRPRPRTVFQHAQEASQLTWEDRHLQLIVHQDNFHSRDAWNSKLFDSRGLPLWHEHIPTACARVDALRSHGYIKEALRLAVSIVRTMKLEQKRNQERYRDLQRDIVSANPCMSTCGSRSQPPVNQTGLIGHPLNPISVLFETLLEACMVPDEHHSSGSSSSSSSSRNNNNNSSSNNHSSSSSSSVSSSSSSSSSQRYTHFAEGLVSGETYLTLAIEVALIGLGQQRIMPSGLYAQEKACKQEERLLSMLHNIPSDPVIIGVMKSQATLLLEGGPSSGLGVGIHPESYPMHTFARYLFNCLLPVDVDLAYMIGMRAMRLPVLENTDEVNLDNGINNVGSAILSRFPRWFILSHVEAQQCDLASTLLAASKSDTGRLRRVLECAQQHIHSSSQLYKLAQDAFKIATTPDGSKHMPALNAAFELGLQVMRMTLMTLNWRRREMVRWLVTCATEVGVQALISIMQNWFQLFAPIEATSTVATTVVSRATMDQLKLTYPQHEELARCARSLALQCATKDPQNCALCALTLCEKDPVAFETAYQIVIDAAAHVMNSSQLFTIARYMEHRAYPHRAYRLALLAMKNLHLAYNQDTHPAINDIHWACLLSHSLGKTELANMIPLLVENVQCAAVLSDILRRCTLTAPGMASADGKRRAIKLLSYEKLPLRQLMEATIYAYIQTTHSKLTHISPRHYGDFIEFLSKARETFILAQDGHIQFAQLIENMKLVYKGKKKLMYLIKERFGL, from the exons ATGGCGGCTTCGAAGAGGTTGTGCTCCTCTCGATCGCGCGATTGTAGCGAGAATTCGCGCAGAGCACATGGATCTAATGACAAAAAAGGACATAGAAGAGAAGTGGAATCTCTTCTGGACATTTCTGCCAAAGTTGTGGCAGAGAATATTCCGTTTCAACGGATAGAACAGCTTTACGATCGGATACCGGAGCCCGTTCAAAGCCGGATTGTGTACTGGTCGTTTCCCCGAAATGAAAAGGATATTTGCATGTACTCTTCCTATGCAAACTGTTCTAATAAGGACAACTGTGAAAGCCAAAAGCTGCCTTTTTATCAGGGAATTAAACTTTTAGAAAACGGTGCTGTTTCCAACGTTCTGCAAATAG GCTTCCACTTAAGCGGAACGATAACAGAGCCAGCCAAACCCCTTTTCTCAGAGCCAGAAAAACCATACCAAGTATCAATAAGTTTTGACAG gtgTAAAATTACGTCTGTAAAATGTGGCTGTGGAAACCGAGATATATTCTGGTGCCACCATGTGGTGGCGCTGTCACTGTATCGGATACGGAAAGCAGACAGTGTACAACTACGGGTGCCGATATCCG AAACACTACTACAGATGAGTCGAGAACAGCTGCAGAAATTTGCCCAGTATTTAATCGCAGAGCATCATACAGATGTTCTACCCACAGCCCAGAGAATAGCAGATGAAATCTTACAGGCAATGTCTGAAATCAACATGCTTCCAG GTGCCCCGGACCCCACGGCAGGTGCATCTATTGATGATGACAACAGTTGGCATTTGGATGAAGAACAGGTTCGGGAACAAGTTCGCACATTCCTCTCTCAGGGTGGATACCTCAACTCTTCCAATCAACTAAACTCCATGTTTGCCAAG GTGCGAGAGATGTTGCGAGCCCGAGATTCAAATGGCGCACGAATGTTGACACTTATCACAGAGCAGTTCCTGGCTGATCCCCGGCTGGCTGTGTGGAAGACCCAAGGGACTCCCATGACTGACAACTGCCGACAACTCTGGGATGAGCTGG GTGCATTGTGGGTGTGTGTGGTGCTAAATCCAAGCTGCTCACCACTTGAGAAGGAACAGTGGCGTGCACTTCTGGATCAGTGGATCGGGAACTCCCTCTGTCCCTTAGAGGATGCAGATGGTGGTCGGCAAATACCTGATGTGCCCCTCACTCGGGATCTCTTAGCTGGAGGGACAAATA ACACGCCCCCTCAGACACGACCTCGCCCCAGGACTGTGTTCCAACATGCCCAGGAAGCAAGCCAGCTGACTTGGGAAGACCGACATCTACAGCTGATTGTCCACCAGGACAATTTCCACAGTCGTGATGCCTGGAACTCAAAACTCTTTGATTCCCGGGGACTTCCTCTCTGGCATG AGCATATACCTACAGCTTGTGCCAGAGTGGATGCCCTACGTTCCCATGGTTACATTAAAGAAGCTTTACGATTGGCTGTTTCAATTGTGAGAACAATGAAGTTAGAACAGAAGAGAAATCAGGAACGATATAGAGACTTGCAAAGAGATATAG TGTCAGCCAATCCATGTATGTCAACATGTGGGTCAAGGTCACAACCACCTGTCAATCAAACTGGACTGATAGGTCACCCTCTCAACCCAATCTCTGTACTGTTTGAAACTCTGCTGGAGGCATGTATGGTGCCTGATGAGCATCACAGCAGTG GGTCATCATCTTCAAGTTCGAGTTCCcgcaacaacaataacaacagttCCAGCAACAACCATtcctcatcttcttcatcatcagtgtcatcatcttcatcgtCCTCATCCTCACAGCGCTACACACACTTTGCTGAAGGATTAGTGTCCGGGGAAACCTACCTCACTCTAGCCATAGAAGTGGCTCTCATAG gtctGGGACAGCAGAGAATCATGCCCTCAGGACTGTACGCTCAGGAGAAAGCATGCAAGCAGGAGGAGAGATTGCTGTCCATGTTGCACAACATTCCCTCAGACCCGGTGATCATCGGCGTCATGAAGAGCCAGGCCACACTCTTGTTGGAAG GTGGTCCTAGCAGCGGATTGGGTGTTGGCATCCACCCGGAAAGCTACCCCATGCACACATTTGCCCGCTACCTCTTCAACTGTTTGCTTCCTGTCGATGTTGACCTCGCCTACATGATCGGCATGAGGGCTATGAG ACTACCGGTGCTGGAGAATACGGATGAAGTGAACCTTGACAATGGCATCAACAATGTTGGGTCGGCCATCTTGAGTCGCTTCCCTCGCTGGTTCATTTTAAGTCACGTGGAGGCGCAGCAGTGTGACCTTGCTTCTACGCTACTTGCTGCCTCAAAAA GTGACACTGGGCGACTGCGACGGGTTCTAGAGTGTGCCCAGCAGCACATACACAGCTCTTCCCAGTTGTACAAGTTGGCGCAGGACGCCTTCAAGATCGCTACTACCCCCGATGGCTCTAAACACATGCCAGCACTCAATGCTGCATTTGAACTAGGTCTACAG GTTATGAGAATGACATTGATGACATTGAATTGGCGACGTCGTGAAATGGTGCGATGGTTGGTGACGTGTGCAACAGAGGTTGGAGTTCAGGCACTCATCTCAATCATGCAAAACTGGTTCCAGTTGTTTGCACCTATCGAGGCTACAA GCACCGTGGCCACAACAGTGGTGTCCCGAGCAACGATGGACCAGCTGAAGTTAACGTACCCCCAACACGAGGAGCTAGCCCGATGTGCACGCAGCCTCGCTCTCCAGTGTGCCACCAAAGATCCCCAGAACTGTGCATTGTGTGCCCTTACTCTGTGTGAGAAGGATCCCGTAGCGTTCGAGACGGCGTATCAGATCGTCATCGATGCTGCGGCCCATGTGATGAATTCCAGTCAGTTGTTTACAATTGCTCGCTATATGGAGCATCGTGCCTACCCCCACCGAGCATATAGACTGGCACTTCTTGCCATGAAAAATCTCCACCTAGCTTACAATCAAGACACCCACCCAGCCATCAATGACATTCACTGGGCATGTTTGCTGAGTCACTCTCTAGGGAAGACGGAGCTTGCCAACATGATCCCGTTACTAGTAGAAAATGTTCAGTGTGCTGCTGTCCTATCAGACATTTTGCGTCGGTGCACGTTAACGGCGCCAGGTATGGCAAGTGCGGACGGTAAAAGACGAGCAATTAAATTGCTGTCGTATGAAAAGCTACCCCTCAGACAACTTATGGAAGCAACAATATACGCATACATCCAAACAACTCATTCCAAACTGACCCATATTAGTCCCCGCCACTATGGAGACTTTATTGAGTTTCTCAGCAAGGCTCGGGAAACATTTATTTTAGCTCAAGACGGACATATACAGTTTGCTCAACTCATTGAGAACATGAAACTGGTGTACAAAGGCAAAAAGAAGCTTATGTATTTAATAAAGGAAAGATTTGGATTATGA